The following coding sequences are from one Candidatus Bathyarchaeota archaeon window:
- a CDS encoding metallophosphoesterase, which yields MLIVQISDLHCGPMFNYGSFRTALDEINALSPDAVVVTGDITENGILSEFKMAADEFKRLKAKNVIYISGNHDYRSTGYLLFKQFFPFNQVTEIDDAIIIVLSSARPDRDDGEVGHRQNLWLENILEKYKDRVKIVAIHHHIIPVPDTGADQITIVDAGDVLRSLVKAKADLVLCGHRHRPWRWRVEDIQVIHAGSVSCEKLRGFFLNSYNVIEVKNKKVEAKLKIVGGDYISFEEVVKRREILQSSDVSNYSDSLAR from the coding sequence ATGCTTATTGTTCAAATTTCAGACCTTCATTGCGGGCCCATGTTTAATTATGGAAGTTTTCGCACAGCCTTAGATGAAATAAACGCTTTGTCGCCAGACGCCGTGGTGGTGACTGGCGACATAACAGAGAATGGAATACTTTCAGAGTTTAAAATGGCTGCGGACGAGTTTAAAAGATTGAAGGCTAAAAACGTCATCTATATTAGTGGAAATCATGATTACCGGTCCACTGGATATTTGCTTTTCAAACAGTTTTTCCCATTCAACCAAGTCACTGAGATCGATGACGCTATAATAATTGTTTTGAGCAGCGCCCGCCCGGATAGAGACGATGGGGAAGTCGGGCACAGACAAAACCTTTGGCTGGAAAATATCTTAGAAAAATACAAAGATCGCGTGAAAATTGTGGCAATACACCATCACATAATCCCAGTTCCGGACACCGGTGCGGATCAAATTACCATTGTAGATGCAGGTGACGTCCTCAGAAGTCTTGTAAAAGCCAAAGCAGATTTGGTTTTATGCGGACACCGCCACAGACCGTGGAGATGGCGAGTAGAAGACATACAAGTAATACACGCAGGAAGCGTTTCATGTGAAAAACTGCGAGGTTTCTTTCTCAACTCATACAACGTGATAGAAGTGAAAAACAAGAAAGTTGAGGCTAAGTTGAAAATTGTAGGCGGAGACTACATAAGCTTTGAAGAAGTGGTCAAAAGACGTGAAATCCTCCAGTCTTCAGATGTTTCCAACTACAGCGACTCACTGGCAAGATAA
- a CDS encoding GIY-YIG nuclease family protein: MATLKGIYILAVLVSRDETVKVGSLGTVTFAKGLYAYVGSAQNGLEKRLRRHLRKALKRKFWHIDYFLAVNSVNVVKVFFKEAEKPEECATAHVLAQFGLPVMGFGCSDCNCKSHLFHFSSIDLLETTCLKLGFAPVYLSCQ; the protein is encoded by the coding sequence ATGGCGACTTTAAAAGGGATTTACATCCTAGCCGTATTAGTAAGCCGAGACGAAACCGTTAAAGTAGGTTCGCTGGGAACTGTAACTTTTGCAAAAGGTTTATACGCCTATGTAGGCTCTGCCCAAAATGGATTGGAAAAACGTTTAAGGAGGCATTTGAGAAAAGCGCTGAAAAGAAAGTTTTGGCACATCGACTACTTTTTGGCTGTCAACTCCGTGAATGTTGTTAAAGTCTTCTTTAAGGAGGCAGAAAAACCAGAAGAATGTGCAACTGCGCATGTTTTGGCCCAGTTTGGCCTTCCTGTTATGGGTTTTGGATGTTCAGACTGTAACTGTAAAAGTCATCTCTTTCATTTCAGCAGCATCGACTTACTGGAAACAACTTGTCTAAAGCTTGGTTTTGCGCCCGTATATTTATCTTGCCAGTGA
- a CDS encoding aminoglycoside phosphotransferase family protein — MDNSKGLEGLSFSEEALRRYLSSLYGGEVEICGVWRLGCEKAEGTKDLKGFGYGVPYVIEFRFMGEVKKVVLESMRPGGFGHDFVSDRAQVLLWQHSAFNKLPKHVRSIDIGAFTSDGKNLKSLGDCGEFFILTEYVEGTLYHVDLDRIKATGEMTSLDEKRCLALSDYLVKIHSVKKEAQWLYMRRARELVGHGECIMGLLDSYPPNLDFIRECDLIDIEKECVAWRWRLKRKTHRLSQVHGDFHPWNVMFREDIDFTVLDRSRGEWGEPADDVTAMTINYIFYSLQKYGELAGVFERLFRLFWENYLIKTNDWEILEVVQPFYAWRGLVVASPVWYPNLSFDVRVKLLNFVHNVLRHEKFDLDAVNTYIQSG, encoded by the coding sequence ATGGACAATTCAAAAGGACTTGAGGGTTTGAGTTTTTCCGAGGAAGCTTTAAGGCGATACCTTTCCAGCCTATATGGTGGCGAAGTAGAGATTTGCGGTGTGTGGAGGCTCGGATGTGAGAAGGCTGAGGGCACTAAGGACTTAAAGGGCTTCGGTTATGGTGTTCCCTATGTTATTGAGTTTAGGTTTATGGGCGAAGTTAAAAAGGTTGTTTTAGAGTCCATGCGACCTGGAGGTTTCGGTCATGATTTTGTTTCCGACCGCGCACAAGTTTTACTTTGGCAACATTCCGCTTTCAACAAGCTTCCCAAGCATGTGCGCTCCATTGATATAGGAGCCTTCACAAGCGATGGCAAAAACCTTAAATCTCTTGGGGATTGTGGAGAATTTTTCATTTTAACCGAGTATGTGGAAGGAACGCTTTATCACGTTGACTTAGACCGAATTAAGGCGACTGGCGAGATGACTAGTTTAGACGAGAAACGTTGCCTGGCGCTCTCGGATTATCTCGTTAAAATCCACAGCGTGAAAAAGGAAGCACAGTGGCTTTACATGCGAAGAGCTAGAGAACTAGTAGGGCACGGCGAATGCATAATGGGCTTATTGGACAGCTATCCGCCAAATTTAGATTTCATTCGCGAATGCGACCTAATCGATATTGAGAAGGAATGTGTTGCTTGGCGGTGGCGGCTTAAACGCAAAACCCATAGGCTTAGCCAAGTTCACGGTGACTTTCACCCGTGGAACGTCATGTTCCGAGAAGACATAGACTTCACGGTCTTGGATAGAAGTAGAGGCGAATGGGGTGAACCTGCCGATGACGTGACAGCCATGACAATAAATTACATTTTCTATTCGTTACAGAAGTATGGCGAGCTAGCCGGGGTTTTTGAAAGATTGTTTAGGCTTTTCTGGGAAAACTACCTGATAAAAACTAACGATTGGGAAATCTTGGAAGTTGTGCAACCATTCTATGCTTGGCGTGGTCTAGTGGTGGCATCACCAGTCTGGTATCCAAACCTGAGCTTTGATGTTCGAGTGAAATTGTTGAATTTTGTGCATAATGTGTTACGCCACGAAAAATTCGACTTGGACGCTGTAAACACCTATATACAATCCGGATAG